A portion of the Planctomycetia bacterium genome contains these proteins:
- a CDS encoding efflux RND transporter permease subunit has product MLSRFFIDRPVFANVIALVTMLIGAVALFGLPIEQYPQITPPTVTVRAVFPGANAQVVADTVAAPIEQQVNGVENMLYM; this is encoded by the coding sequence GTGCTATCTCGCTTCTTCATTGACCGCCCCGTCTTTGCCAACGTCATCGCGTTGGTGACGATGTTGATTGGCGCCGTGGCGTTGTTTGGCTTGCCGATCGAGCAGTATCCGCAGATCACGCCGCCGACGGTGACCGTGAGAGCGGTGTTCCCGGGCGCGAACGCCCAGGTAGTGGCCGACACGGTCGCAGCGCCGATTGAGCAGCAGGTGAACGGCGTCGAGAACATGCTCTACATG